In a genomic window of Cydia fagiglandana chromosome 8, ilCydFagi1.1, whole genome shotgun sequence:
- the LOC134666866 gene encoding uncharacterized protein LOC134666866: MVIYLIVGAFAEDEIKRGIYPFMAFIYYQDETILGLGGGRFLQGAVLVRPSFLISSSPESTISKDPLSKTMLARVGATVIDQKFTLNEDEDEQEQEVIQITQPFEHDSSQWWLTDICLLKTLQPLVATNAVHFTQLSTKQEAADKVCHILIYKKKSGTDVRVLTRLFVEMLPTSSENCGEHFVHGTMACAADQVTSDGIMASTDFCQGNNGGPLICDNDVIALQTYIKDDCKAPHLYQLLSPRKVFLDCGIDEKCGKEHCKHVCSVIEKDAPPTPTDRLKETSPTELATTESPSSEDSEATTPVEPTKTSEQKESENYSPFSLSSTILTTISASTIDANTSSKSWPNERDGRKMNDEETDALNRTVSVEAKSATVDEDTPSRRSGTRSHASADNLNLAIFQSFVCYVFICILS; encoded by the exons ATGG TTATATATTTGATAGTGGGAGCTTTCGCTGAAGATGAAATCAAACGCGGCATATATCCATTCATG GCATTCATATATTATCAAGATGAAACAATCCTGGGACTGGGAGGGGGCAGGTTTCTACAAGGCGCCGTGCTCGTCCGGCCTAGCTTTTTGATATCGTCTTCGCCCGAGTCCACCATCTCCAAAGACCCTCTCAGCAAGACAATGCTGGCCAGAGTCGGGGCTACAGTCATTGACCAGAAATTTACGTTGAATGAAGATGAGGACGAGCAGGAACAAGAG GTCATCCAAATCACTCAACCTTTCGAACATGACAGCAGCCAATGGTGGCTCACGGACATCTGCCTGTTGAAGACGCTGCAGCCTCTAGTGGCCACTAACGCCGTTCACTTCACACAGCTCTCTACGAAACAGGAGGCTGCTGATAAAGTCTGCCACATACTCATTTACAAA AAAAAGAGCGGCACAGACGTCCGAGTGCTGACCCGTTTGTTCGTGGAGATGCTGCCCACCTCGTCCGAAAACTGCGGGGAGCACTTCGTTCATGGGACCATGGCGTGTGCGGCCGACCAGGTCACCAGCGACGGAATAATGGCGTCTACGGACTTTTGTCAA GGCAACAATGGCGGACCTCTCATATGCGATAACGACGTGATTGCGCTGCAAACCTACATAAAGGATGACTGCAAAGCGCCCCACTTGTATCAACTCCTGTCACCGAGGAAAGTGTTTCTGGATTGTGGTATTGATGAAAAATGCGGCAAAGAGCATTGCAAGCACGTTTGCTCCGTGATTGAAAAGGATGCTCCACCAACACCAACCGATAGATTAAAAGAAACATCCCCAACGGAACTTGCAACGACCGAATCACCTTCATCAGAAGATTCAGAAGCGACTACACCGGTGGAGCCCACTAAAACAAGCGAGCAGAAGGAATCGGAAAATTATTCTCCCTTCTCCTTGTCATCGACGATTCTCACGACCATTTCTGCAAGCACAATTGACGCTAATACTTCTTCTAAGTCGTGGCCAAATGAGCGAGATGGACGCAAGATGAACGACGAGGAGACGGATGCACTGAATCGAACGGTAAGCGTAGAAGCGAAAAGCGCAACCgtcgacgaagacacgccgtcGCGTCGCAGCGGCACGCGTAGCCACGCAAGCGCTGACAACCTCAACCTAGCCATATTCCAGAGTTTCGTTTGCTATGtctttatatgtattttgtcATAA